In Trichoplusia ni isolate ovarian cell line Hi5 chromosome 2, tn1, whole genome shotgun sequence, the DNA window aagtgctgaaattgttttaaatgggCAGGTAGGCTCACGCCCGCCTGACCTACAGACGAAGCTTATTGCCAAAAACGAAAAAACACACGTTTTGGAGTCCGTACGTATCCTGTGTAAAACTTAGGAACATAAATAAGTACGGCGGTAAATATTTTGCACGAGAATTCAATATGGCAGcactttttttatgtatattggCAATTTTAGGCTGATTGCAGACTTAAATTTATACGTTCGCAATTCGCTTTTGTACAGTACAATGAGAATAAAATTCGCttaatgttgaatatttaaattatgtaatattatgtgtttaaattttgttattataaaacaaaacaacagccAGATATTTCTACAGGGGCAAGAGGTATCCAATTGTCAAAGCCAGCACATATACTTTCATAAGATAGATTTAGATACGGTTgtagtaaattaaaatctacCATTGTAATTCACAATTACTCGAATAAGTCTATTCCCTCCTCTGATTTCCATTCAGCTTTAAACCAGTCTATATTAGGTATTCATATACTCAAATATACGCGAATAAAATGCTAAACGTGATCCAAAAGtgcatttcaaataatatatgaaGATACAAAAACAAGATACTAAACTTTTATGACCAGCATGTGCTTTGGATgttataaaacagaaataagaTCCGAAATCATTATAACCTTTTTCGGCAACAATGTTTGgcgtaaagaaataaaactgacAAACACTTGGTAAATATACCTAATACTATAACACTACTACGAAgaattatactaaaaacaaatatcattgaGATATTTTGAGTGCCTATTTGTTTCTCAAAAGTTTCAATTACCGTAGCTTTAGTAATATTTAGAATTAGAGTTTACTTTTAAACCTCATGTATTTATCGTATATTGTGTAATACATACCTGagctttaacaaaatataactcGAATAGGGGATACGCTAAGCCAAAACAGCTACAGTTGATCGATGACAGATTAAGCTAAGCTTACATTCAATAGACAGTTTATGTCATATCGAGTTTTTACGTGTTTTGATAGGCACGTAATATTGTGGGCCCCGGCAATTACTTATaaatttttgacagtttttacgGGTaattagaagctagaaagtctgtcaaccagtcttaataaggggtatcgtattgttCAGGCAACTGGGTTGCAGAGGTCAGATACCTATGCTCACCAGCATACATATGCTATGTCACTCCTTGGAAGacagtggtacttagctgtattcctttagaatggaagccgacccaacaTAATACGGAAAAAGCTAGGTTGATgataatgatgtatttattgaataataatgtgAGGAAAGAGTTGAAGCTTTAGTCTGTAGTAAGGTCTTTctggcaaaatatttaaattttcgtcAATGGTACAGAGTGGTATACTTAAATacgactcgctcttgaccgaTGTTTAACGATTTTGTAGCAAGGTTAAAATATTTGCTCTGAACTAATTAGTAACGTCAAAAGCTAAATGGAGTTataattcattttgaattttgactTGACGTAAGATAATGgagcgttttattttttacaaatcgTTTACTACCTTTTTAATGTACAGTAATTTGTGCTgcccttatttttattttaaatatttaacaatatttggtattcaaattaaattaaattaaatttaaataatagattttggCTATCGATGCTAAATGTTTTCCAGATTTCTTTTACTAtgcattaaaatgtaattgccgcattattcttaaaataaataagcagaGTTATGAAATACTCACCGGTTCAGTTTCTCCCTTGCTGTCTTTGCCGAGCCCCTCGCCTTTGTTCCAGCCCATTTTCTGCAATATCTTGAATCCTTTGTTGTCGGGTGTTATGGACctattaaataacacaaatttaattagtacaaataaaattcaagagCGAATCGGACTCGCAAAACCGAATCTTCCcttcaaaagaaaaaatcgGTTGGGTTTGTAATTTGTTACCCAACAAATTCATAACAGTttcaaacgttgcttaacctcgatttttatgtCCTTGTTTTTCGATATAGCGGCAAacactattataataaataataaataaatcattttattatcaggctactaaggcccatagacatataccttacagactaacatagatatttatacaatagttgttagtatatatagcttaaaattaagttagtaagCTTTCTTATACTACGTCTTAGTGCGTTCTGGTGGAACTTGTCCGCGGAAGCGACGGAACACCACGTTCTGAGGCCAGAAGTCTTCATTTAAGACGAGATGCAGGAAGCAATTCGGTACTCGCACCACAAACGCCTTGAAGTTGACGTTGCGGTTCGACTCCAGCTCCTGCACCCTCAGCGTGTATTTCAACTTCTGGCGCACATACTCGACGATACTCTCTCGCTTCACAGAGTAATGTAGGCGTATAATACGTTACGGTCGCCGTAGGACTACGGACGTACGTTTATAGGCTGGAATTATTtattcttctaatattataaagaaacacGAAAGTTTATGTGTAAGGatgtatggatttttgttcctctttcacgcaaaaacctgaacggatttagacgaaacttattacacagatagtttataactagggtCAACACATAGGcaagtttttttataacgattttaTGTTTTCGAATCATCTTCGATTACTAGCAAGCGGGCCCGCGGGTTACAcgtagtttattaataattacaaaacatactCATTAACGTCAGCGGCCTGTGTTTTCTCCGCGTCGTGTGTGGACCCCACAGTGTCGCGCCGCGCCTGCGCCCTGTCATTGTACGCGGTCTCTTCTATCGCCAGCTGTTTCGGCGCGTACTTGTTCTTGAGACGAGCCAGTTCCAGCTGATACTGCTTCTGAACGTTGCATGTACGTGTGTAGGCGACTTTCTTCTCTTTTTCTGTTGctgtaaggttttatttcgaTTAGCATGACTGTTGGATCAGGTTATAGTCAGTAGTTTGAACAGGAACTTAATGTCATATAAAATTCATTTCTAtggcaaatataatataacaataagcgaaagaaagaaaataatgacgAGTACAGACGAATGgaacaaaaataagtattatctTTTATAATTCGCGAACAAGCAGATGACttaaaaaatgcataaattcaatattctaaacaaaaattaGGCTTAATAGTCAAATATTTACCTTCCATAATAAGCCCAGGTTCACAATGGCCGCATGTATCGTTACCGGCGTGTATGTGACACAGCAACTTAGTTTCTCCGACCTGTAGGATACTCCCGTGGACGATCTGAAAGAAAAGAGAgaataacaacattatttaatattatatgatacACATCCAAAAGAGTTAAATCGAAAAGCTCGGTTTGAATAGACGTATAGAGTAAGAGGGCAATAAAGTTAGTGTTGGGAGGAAGTGCTGCAGCAGCGCCATTGTTGTGCGCTAGGCTCACCAATAAAAGTTTCCATAAGATTTTTAGATGTGTATAGACAGCGctacaattatttaaagttcTAATGCGGTATTTATACAGCATTAGAACTCTAAATAGTAATCGAAATAAtctgaaaacattatttttatttagacgcctaaacagtttattgttcCGTTGACCGACAAAAGCCTACGTTTTAATGTCTATTTTTGCTAACTATACTCAGCTATGATAACGCGCGACGGTACGATCTAGTCAAATGCACGTAGtcagaaatcgcaaaagataaGGTAGCTCAGCATAGGGATTTAAAACAggctatatataaaaaaaaactcaattataAAGGATCTAAAATTTTAACAGAATGTGGCATGGcctagaaacaaaaaagaactaCCTAAGCCTGCTAGAAACTCTCTAgcaataattaaagttattcgTTAAAAGTATTAAGTCCTTACCTCCATGGGCAGGCTTATAGTTTGGCTCTCCGACATGCGGGTACCGTTGAGAATAGTGCCGTTCTTAGAGCCGAGGTCCGTTGCCACGTACAATTTGCGGAAGGCATCGAACTTTATCTCCAAGTGTTTCTAGAAAAAGATAGTACATAAGTTAGTTGTGGTAATTATGTATTTCCTTTTACAGGAGTTCATAGAAGTGAATTCGCATTgcagtaatgtttttttttgtttcttctaaaatcaaaatacaaactCATAATAGCACTTTTTGGAGGTAAAATTATATTCGCCAGCACCCAATTTCGCCCATCcccacagcaaaagcacttaggatgCTGTGAATATCCTTATTGCTGAGATAGAAGAAacagcgcaacaaactccccagcagcaagcagtctttccatttacaaaacaaaatctatatTCATGACACTTCTTCCTCgtcattgttattaaattatgtagacCATTACAGATTTAGATTAACAGTTAAATGTTATCAATTTATCTTATCAGGAACGTATATAAAATTTTTGCACATTCACCTTCGAGACATTATGATCTTTCAGCAATATGGCGTGATGTTCCCCCTCCCTGCCGACAGTGCCGCCATCTTTGGTCACGATGTAGAGGCTGCCCACGCGCAGCTTCGGGATCGAAGTCTCGCGGATTATGACACGCATACACGGTGGGTGGTGCTTGGCTATCGCTTCTAAAAAACATATATTCTCTATTGATGGATGACTCCAGAGAATGAATGTCAGCTTAATGTaagtttaaacgaaaaaaaacattccttttcattataatacataaacacTTATATCTTAATTTCGTATACTGGAACCAAAACAAGACTTATAATAACTTCacatttatctatacttctatatactaatatataaagctgaagagtttgtttgtttgtttgtttgaacgcgctaatctcaggaactactggtccaaattgaaaaaatatttttgcgttgaatagaccattaatcgaggaaggctttaaaaaccatcacgctgcgactaataggagcgaagataggtacaatggaaaatgtgaaaaaacagggcaggtataaatcataacttatatcttcaacccacggggacgaagtcgcgggcaacagctactaaaCAGTATATACGTACATTCGCGCAGACATATTTAAACCTGTTATAAGTCAATAAATATTAGCTAGCAATTTACCATCATCGATAGCTGTAGAGGTGCTAGCATTAGACTTTTTGTCATCATCAGACCCTTCAACACTTGAGTCACTGCATTCACCATCCTCCAACTCCTTGTCTGCCGTAACTTCTTCCACATTCTTCGACTCAGATTCTGCTTTATCATCCGGTTTATCGTCAGCTTTCTCATCCAGTACTTTTTCGGggcttaaaactttttcttcACTCGCATTTCCATCCTTATTCCCATTGGCGAAAGGACGctttttcaaaaatttcttCTTATTCTTTTTCGTCTTTTTCTTTGGTACTTGGCTTCGGTCTTCTTTGCCCTGTAATATAACAGTTATGTTGGTATTGGTGTAACCATTCAGCAAGTTATTTACCTAAGGCTGATTGGCCTCGGAGTGAAACCTGAGATAGATTTTTCGTCAGGTTATCAATATCTTCTTCTGATTTATTTTCCTGAAACAAATACAACAACtgaactgaaaacaaaaatctactaagaaagtattataaaacaagaaataagaaattaaatgaaggTGTAATAAGACAGATTTATTGTGTTTAGTTTAAAGTGGTATTTAGGTGCAAAATGCACATCActtagatttaattattatttattttattaattttaaaaatgaaattaaaaaacaacttaaaaacagGATTTAGCCctacaaaatcattttaaacttaCCATTTTATGTTTCTTAGCTTTTTTCTTCTCATGGGCTTCCAGTGCAGCATTTGTGGGAGTAGCTTCTGGGTATGAATGGAATGCGAATGATTTTGTTTCCTCAGAATAGTAATAGTAGCATTGTGTGTTCCCGTGGTAGTAGAGACCTAGGTCctgaaatgaaatcaacaacatttcaaattttCCATATTCATTATTGATGTGAACAtgatctgtttaaaaaaaaactgaaagaagaaataaaggttttttttatgtctcCCTTTAGGAATTTCATCCTGTGACTCAggtgtttcacaaatattcatgtcacacagacacccagattcagaacaagcatttatggattACATGAATTCTTGTCCTATTGGGAGATTGAGCCTGCAGCGTGTTGGACACAGTTAAATGCGTAATAAAGAGATTTTCTtcacaattaaaatgttgattGCACTCCAcgttcattataattaatggcAAACTAATCATCTATGTTCCACTGATTTTCGGTACACTTACTGGGTTATAATAATATCCAGTCTTGGAATCATAGTACATGCCAGCAGACTCTACATAGACCATACCGCACTGATTTAGAGCTGAGTCGGCCGCTTCCTTCACTTGGTCTAAGATACTCTCCTTACTTTTATTGCTAAAATCCCATCCGGTATTTGATTCTGCAGGTGTTGGGTCTGAATTATTTTGTGCTGGGTCATCAGCTTTTGTTTGTAACTCATTGTTACTATTCACTGTGTCTATTTGTTCACTTTTAATCAGATGTTTGCCATCTTCTACTGCAGAAGTTGTATTATTGGACTCTGTTTCAGgcttaaatgttgttttattttcctataagaaaaaaaatacttttagtccTCGTTTCAAACAATTAGgagtttaattttcaaacttaaaCAGTTTACAAAGTATGagcaaacataaaatatgtaactttACCAGATTTTTCAAGCGGCCTTTCAGTTCTTTTAACAAATTGTTCTTTCTTCGGATGTTCTctcgtaattttaatattagctgATACACTTTCGGCTGGTATTTCAGTGAGAGACGAAGACTTctcatgtttatgtttattgtacGCGTTTTTCTACGTAATTCTGGCATATCAAATGGTTAATAGGACAAAAACAGGTAGAGCATAAATACAATGTTGCACTGCACTTTTATTAGAAGATTAATTCTTTATCCTTTTACAGTTTGACTTCCCAAAACAAACTGAAAAACTCTTCACAAGAAGCGTTCTGCAATGCAATGCAACAGTTCCAATAACGTCACTGTCAAGTTGACATTTCTATTTGACAAATACCTGCGCTGGTAACAGACTCGGTAAAATCCTAAAATCAATAATCTTTGCACTATGGATGGTAAAAACACAAGATCTTTGTTGCAAAAATCTAAACACGGCCTGTTCATCCTGAAATTAAGCATACTATTCCCCACACTGCTTCCTTGAACTCTAAAACAAGTGTTACCTAAGTCGGTCgacaaaattatatctttatggttaggctttttttttcttttacgaaCTATAAAGCTGGTTTACACCAGCAGTGCTGTGCTGTGACCAACACTTATCAAataaagtttttccttttttttgttaaattgttagCCCCTTTTAAGCCGGGATGCGTTTGCCCTGTAGTGGGATACGATGTACagttctaatttatttaacaataacatGAGAATTGAAATCTTTGGAAACCCGCAGAGCTCGTCGTGCTCGGTTTCAGTTAAATGAGCAATAATTCGTTAACGagcataaaaaaatctagtcaaATACAAGTCGGTCTAGCGACACTGGGCCAATCAATAATTTGAGTACTCAAACAAATTTGATCTTTCCCTTACCAACAAATTCATGACGGTAACAACATTGCTTACTTGACTTTATGTTGAATACACGGAACAGCGTGCATGTTGAACATGTTGAATACAGGTTGAATATTTGTTGTGGAGGCGAGAAGGGGTATAAGGTTCCGTTAAAGTGTTGTTAcagattaaaaactttaaattttttgttaaagttcaGTATCTAACACTCCAAAGAGTTCAAAGCACTCAGGGTACagttagaataaaaataaacaattcgtTTCTagaccaatttttatttatttaaaataaaaagctcattaattacataaattatgtgCGTATATAATTAGAACGGGTTTAAAGGGGAAAACAATAGCTATGAATAAGACAGAAGGAATGAAAATGGTACGGTTTTATATGTGGACATTTAAGTACGCCTATCACAAAACTTAAAATCAACTGAACACTTGAATGTAGCTGGCctataaaattgtatataacACTAAAAAGATCTATAAATGCAAAACTCTAAATGAGTATacagtagaaaaaaatacatccaaaggaaaagttattattatagctCATTTCGTTCAAGTCCCTaagtttacataatttgttaacCTTACAAACTATGGTAATATTAGACAAGTACAAAATGATATTCcattcttaaaaatatctattcgTAGCCTATAACTAGAGTCAGTTGtatatttcattacaatagtatgttaattgtaatttatagttTACACACCAGCTAATCATGACCAATTCATGCATTATTAACAGCGATTCGTTAAATTGTTGGCGGGGGACTGTGGCGTCACACCGCCGCACACAAGTAACCTCAAATGTACTTCACACACACACGcactacttataaatataacgTGTATGGAAGATCTACGCTAAAGGCTAAAATGTTACACTTTcgatatgttatattttaaattacattaaataacaactgcgAAACAATGGCACGCTTTTTGCCAAACACTTTATTACTGTCATTTTGGTACAttagcaaataaataagttgtagATAATTGACATTGGCATGCCAACATGAAGttacttttattcaaaaaatgcGTTAAGTTGCATAAGATTCACGAATCATTAAATTctcaatttttaataatgtataatttatatatttccttCTCACTCTACAGCATGCATAAATTGTTTAAAGACTGCATTCGACACCATTCATTCGATTGAACTTCGCTTAACCTAAGAGCTAATGTAACATCATCTACTTCAACAATAACACtaggtacattattttattgtgaagtcTCCAgtttttacataattgaaaaatcgTCATCTACCTTAGTCTCAAGGTATAATTTCGTGACGTACTTACATTATAAGAAATTCGTAGTCACATTAAACTGTGCACAATTCCTCGTTTCGTCGACAAATTTACTCTtctaactaatttataaatgcatttcattgtAGGTGCACGAATGCTGCCGAAagatttaatagttaaataaattaattaagaaatgaaCTGTCGGTGTTCGTCGACTAGTGGAGTCCGCAGCGTCGGTGGCCGGAGCAGGTGTTGTGGGCGGGCTGCGGGGTGGGGGGGGGAGTTAGGGCGGCACGTAGGGCGGCGGCTTGCGGTAGGTGGGCGTGGCCTTggggcgcggcggcgtgcgcgaGGCGGCGaagggcggcggcgggcggtaGGGCGCGGCGTCGGCGGCGCGGTAgtcgggcgcgggcggcagcagCGGCGGCTTCTCCTCGCGCATGATGACGGGCGACTTGTGCGCGGCCGGCTCCTCGCCGCGCTCCTCCAGCTCGTCCTGGAAGATCACCGGGATGCCCTTCGAGCGGAACGCCTGCCGCTCCTCTTCATCGCCCACGCTCATTTTGCCTGCAACGTTACAATCGCCATTATATTCCCACTACTCAAAAAGCGAGAGCTTTACTGCAGATGgtgcatattttatttattcaaacatcATAAATGTGCAACAAGTCCATATTATCAACGCCTAGCGAAAACCATCACAACTTTGCCACGTAAGTGCATAATTTACTATTTCCAATGACACCGAAGTGTATTTACATCCTCTCGCAGCAAATTTCCAAGCGCTTAGTACTAGATCTTGGTGTATTTTAGCATAAGTAAGCAGTACCGTGTATTAAATTCCATATAATTTAGCGCATTGGTTTTATTTCTTCCAATATGTGAGAAGCATTGATGTTTGATCAAGATATTGtgaaacactaaaatatttctgttcttTAAAATCACCTTATTATTCAAGCATTGTCACCTCCTACAGAATTAAAACTAGATGTTAGTTTACccgtatataaaaataaatgttacatattGTAACATGTTACGTAGCGTTGTGTTACAGTACCTGTTCGCCGTCTCCTGTAGAGCACGCAGGCAATGATGCCGGCGAGTAATATCATGCAGACGATGACGACAGCGGGTATGATGAAGGTTACCAGATAGCTCTGGTCTGCGGCGTTACTGGCCTTGTTGTTCTGCAGGTTCGACGACCCTGAGTGAACCTGGATGGTCGTCTTCGGTACTTTGGTGTTCTGCTCGGCGCAGAGGCCAAGCGGTATTAGTCTTATGGACATGACTTTCAAGTCTTTATCGAACACGTGGTCGACGTTCTCTTTGAGCGCGGCGCCTGTCGACCCTCGCTCGTCAACTATTATCATTTTGCGGAGCTCTTCGATCTCTTTCTTGGGACAGCGATCCATTGGCAGACTTGTGTTGTACCTGTAAGGAAAACGGTTAAGGTATTGTGGTTTATGGTGAAACTATAATATCTTTGACCACAGTCATGGCATAAAACGCAATGAAAAAACTAGAATATTTCTAACTCACAAACTAGTGGAACTATTCAAATGATCTCTTTCATACCCAAATAGcggaaaaactaataaaatctttttctgAAAGCACATGCCATTTTGCAGGAATAGGGGGGCCtagatacaatttttaaaatacacttaCAAGATCAATgccttaaaatttatttcagttgcaaaaaatcaaatgactggtaaaaatcttttattaaacgGAAGTACAAACTCTTACTCACcatataatagtagtaggattattaGTGATGCTCTGTATCCTGATATTATCCGTCTCTTTCTGGCCAAACAGTGCCGCAAGTTTCTCCACCACCTTCCTCTTATTGTTGGCGTCGTACGCAAGCATCGGGAACGGGTACTCCATAGTCATTTGGAACTCGACTGTCGGGCGGATTGTGGGTGCCTTCGCTACTTCTACTATGAGACTGTCGTAGGCGCTCTTTTTGCTTGAGTCCTCCGCAATCTGATATTGGTaagtattaattagtatttataatgAGTGTCAAAATGGTAGGGTTCTGTCGTAATAGGTAGATCAGTcctatttatttacatgaaaattcacaactttttttttgagaattggCAGTTCTTAAATAATTAGTATACCATACATTACTGTTACCATTTGAAAAACGAGTTTGGAGGGTCAGCATTTATCATTGAAATGGATTTTTGAATCTGAAATGTGGGACTTTCGAAAGAGGTTGCATGGGATATTATtcgggcaatcctgataaatacgcttgaTTATACCAttgaatataatgaaatattaggTTCTTACCAGCTGGTAGGACACGCTGCCCTCGTCGCTGGGCGCGGGCAGGCCGTAGAACTCCTGGTTCTTGGCGTCGAACTGCAGCCAGTGGCCCGCCGGCAGCTCGGTGCGGTCGCTGTAGCGGAGAGAGAGAGCTAGGTTGCGGGTGTCGCCGTCCTCCGGGTCGAAGAAGGTGTCCTGGGTAGGGGGAAAGatagtttgtttaattaagtatttttggGGTTTTGTTGGCAAGggttataagtatatttttggtttattgaGACGTGTGATGCGCACATGGACGAGATGAGTAAAGTAACTTCGAAGTGCTCTTCTTTTGGTGTGGTGAGGGGAATAAGTTTATTTCCGTTTGGGTTATAAATTGAGTAGTTCAAGTGgcaaaaattataatcattaataaataatttagttacgCATACGCATGTTAGAGAGTGCGGTTATATTTTAGACAGTTTACATAAattcggaaaaaaatatttaagtttttttttaactagacgAATAAAATTCAAAGTCAAACAAAAGCCAAGTTGGTGGACTTAATTATTCTTATCAATTCTCACTAAGAACATCATAATAGTTGGATCATGTGTTCCTCACCTCGGGCACCTTGTAGACGAAGAGATGCGACACTGTGGCGGTGAGATGGTCGACCTGGTTCCTGGTGACGGGCGGGTAGGTGTCGGGCGCGCGCGTGGCGGGCGGCGCCGCGCagcgccccgcgccgcgccagcGCACGC includes these proteins:
- the LOC113504240 gene encoding angiogenic factor with G patch and FHA domains 1, translated to MPELRRKTRTININMRSLRLSLKYQPKVYQLILKLRENIRRKNNLLKELKGRLKNLENKTTFKPETESNNTTSAVEDGKHLIKSEQIDTVNSNNELQTKADDPAQNNSDPTPAESNTGWDFSNKSKESILDQVKEAADSALNQCGMVYVESAGMYYDSKTGYYYNPDLGLYYHGNTQCYYYYSEETKSFAFHSYPEATPTNAALEAHEKKKAKKHKMENKSEEDIDNLTKNLSQVSLRGQSALGK